One Marinibacterium anthonyi genomic region harbors:
- a CDS encoding ski2-like helicase translates to MALLAAGAYQLAGLPAMAASLLRGPQPAGASGRIFAAFLRADFEVVLKEINGFWAAHPELTGREGSAPLLDEIEAGGEPEVAPDAHAEPVEHLEADDPQANKIGRYLVAESVRAIGLFADAVRKGNRVRVEQSLAKLHSLATLAARLTSDELWLFFTLIEATARGFAANSIHDRVARLADHSPEGRPRMWHFAREQFACGRGVLWPSQIHGLERLIESDSFALCTPTGSGKTLVANLALVKELLLTPAAGEASLALYLVPSRALAGEVERKLTAELGADVIVTGLYGGADWGITDYWLTADRPVVLVATVEKAEALMRYVGHLLIRRLRLLVIDEAHQVVSVGEERAQRELAEHASRAMRLEAMVSRLLVLKPEMARIALTAVAGGAAFPVAQWIENNANAQPIGLGYRSSRQVIGALLCDPQAPPKATLEIVNGQTLYVRERDAPIYLTLRIPPLPLLPAPIRNSLPHYTELYTLWTALHLLQGGRRILISVMQSPERLMRRCAEAFDLDGWNAVPPFVPPADIGDRALFDESRAACLDYCGPASFELRLLDRGIATNHGQMPQRLRRLMTDLIERRICPLTIATATLTEGVNLPFDIIFLTSLVRRGFDAAADAPEVEPVLTAEFRNLAGRAGRPGAAEAIEGMTFVALPVMPSTTAQGRRNTQNRQIGAADALFSDLLRRLQVEEAAEGVVQSPLATLLRSIVTRCRDTLGLVDAPAILAWLDATLPEHVGANLAAGSRDPRDQLADSLDELDGFVLAATEELSLLDEGQVDGPRAEAFLRDLWRRTFTRFAAAEEAALEALFIQRGRAFVERLYPNADQRSRLYRFGFTPFVGRRFELLAPTIIAELQGAFQYGADDADTRFQLFRRLAMQLRDEAGIGFKVRNTAGDQAVLADWEGVMGWWMLRPGAISPEPGRLRAWQRFVTENLEFRLGVAVGAAVAQLWGQNAGDLETPTLETWRETTGLPWIGFWFRELLRWGTLDPFVAFALAQGLAATREEADALRPQFDAWLAGSDFPLAPEALIDPQHFLAWQRARVADDRPIVEAVSSSAAELTSVNGRRATYDVRPIIGNGGIDWLDPAGYAVARSPFSLELMTERPERHDFKVECTLGTRVIRTF, encoded by the coding sequence GTGGCCCTTTTGGCTGCCGGAGCCTACCAGTTGGCGGGTCTGCCCGCGATGGCTGCAAGCCTCTTGCGTGGTCCGCAGCCTGCTGGCGCGAGCGGACGAATATTCGCGGCCTTCCTTCGCGCCGACTTCGAGGTCGTGCTGAAAGAGATTAACGGATTCTGGGCCGCGCACCCGGAACTCACCGGCCGGGAGGGGTCGGCGCCCCTCTTAGATGAGATCGAGGCCGGCGGTGAACCGGAGGTGGCTCCCGACGCCCACGCCGAACCAGTCGAGCATTTGGAAGCAGATGACCCACAAGCGAACAAAATCGGCCGTTACCTGGTGGCGGAAAGCGTTCGTGCGATCGGTCTGTTCGCTGACGCGGTGCGAAAGGGAAACCGAGTCCGTGTCGAGCAGTCTCTGGCAAAGTTACACAGCCTCGCGACGCTTGCCGCTCGGCTGACCAGCGACGAGCTCTGGCTATTCTTTACCCTCATCGAGGCAACTGCTCGTGGTTTCGCCGCAAACAGCATCCACGACCGCGTGGCGCGCCTCGCAGACCACTCGCCAGAGGGACGGCCACGCATGTGGCACTTCGCCCGGGAGCAGTTCGCTTGCGGCCGCGGCGTCCTGTGGCCCTCACAGATTCACGGCCTCGAACGTCTGATCGAAAGTGATAGCTTCGCGCTGTGTACGCCTACGGGATCGGGGAAGACCCTGGTGGCCAACCTCGCGCTGGTGAAAGAGCTGCTGCTAACTCCGGCAGCCGGCGAAGCGTCTCTGGCACTGTATTTGGTTCCATCTCGTGCGCTCGCGGGCGAGGTGGAGCGCAAGCTTACCGCCGAGCTAGGGGCCGATGTGATAGTCACAGGGCTGTATGGCGGTGCCGATTGGGGCATCACCGACTATTGGCTGACCGCGGATCGACCGGTGGTCCTTGTCGCCACGGTCGAGAAGGCGGAGGCGCTGATGCGCTACGTCGGCCATTTGCTTATTAGGCGCCTGCGCCTGCTCGTCATCGATGAAGCGCATCAGGTCGTGAGCGTCGGCGAAGAGCGCGCCCAGCGAGAGCTTGCTGAGCACGCAAGCCGAGCAATGCGTCTCGAAGCGATGGTGTCGCGGCTGCTCGTGCTGAAACCGGAAATGGCGCGAATCGCACTCACCGCAGTGGCCGGCGGCGCGGCCTTTCCGGTCGCTCAGTGGATCGAGAACAACGCCAATGCCCAGCCAATCGGTCTCGGCTACAGAAGCAGCCGCCAAGTAATTGGGGCACTGCTTTGCGATCCGCAGGCGCCGCCGAAGGCGACCTTGGAAATCGTCAACGGCCAAACGCTATACGTCCGCGAGCGCGATGCACCGATCTACCTGACGTTGCGCATCCCGCCCCTGCCGCTGCTGCCTGCGCCGATCCGCAACAGCCTACCGCACTATACCGAGCTCTACACGCTGTGGACCGCCCTTCATCTATTGCAGGGCGGTCGCCGCATCCTCATCTCGGTCATGCAATCCCCGGAGCGTCTGATGCGTCGATGCGCCGAAGCATTCGACTTGGACGGCTGGAATGCTGTACCGCCTTTCGTGCCGCCCGCAGATATTGGCGACCGCGCACTGTTCGACGAATCTCGTGCCGCCTGCCTTGACTATTGTGGGCCCGCGTCTTTTGAACTGCGCCTGCTCGACCGCGGCATTGCGACCAACCACGGACAGATGCCGCAGCGGCTTCGCCGGTTGATGACCGACCTGATCGAGCGGCGGATTTGCCCGCTTACCATTGCCACCGCGACCCTCACCGAGGGTGTCAATCTTCCATTCGATATCATTTTCCTGACCAGCCTCGTACGGCGCGGATTCGATGCCGCCGCGGACGCCCCCGAAGTCGAACCTGTCCTCACGGCGGAGTTCCGTAATCTGGCGGGGCGAGCAGGGCGCCCAGGCGCCGCAGAAGCGATTGAGGGCATGACCTTCGTCGCGCTGCCGGTAATGCCCTCAACGACCGCGCAGGGCCGACGGAACACGCAGAACCGGCAGATTGGGGCCGCTGATGCACTGTTCTCAGACCTCCTCCGCCGTCTGCAGGTGGAGGAAGCCGCCGAAGGGGTAGTTCAGAGCCCCCTTGCAACGCTATTGCGTTCCATTGTCACGCGTTGCCGGGATACGCTTGGGCTAGTCGACGCCCCCGCGATTCTCGCATGGCTCGACGCAACGCTGCCGGAACACGTCGGTGCCAATCTCGCTGCCGGTTCGCGGGACCCGCGAGACCAGCTGGCTGATAGCCTCGACGAACTCGACGGGTTCGTTCTTGCAGCAACTGAAGAGCTCTCTCTTCTCGATGAAGGGCAAGTCGATGGGCCGCGAGCCGAAGCTTTTCTGCGGGACCTGTGGCGTCGAACCTTCACGCGTTTCGCTGCCGCGGAAGAAGCGGCGCTTGAAGCACTTTTCATCCAGCGGGGCCGCGCCTTCGTCGAGCGCCTTTATCCGAATGCCGATCAACGGAGCCGCCTTTACCGCTTCGGTTTCACGCCTTTTGTCGGGCGCCGCTTTGAGCTGCTCGCACCCACCATCATTGCCGAGTTGCAGGGAGCGTTTCAATACGGCGCGGACGACGCGGACACCCGCTTCCAGCTATTCCGCCGTTTGGCTATGCAACTTCGCGACGAAGCCGGTATCGGGTTCAAGGTCCGGAATACGGCCGGTGATCAAGCCGTGCTCGCAGACTGGGAAGGGGTGATGGGCTGGTGGATGCTACGACCGGGCGCGATTTCGCCAGAACCGGGGCGGCTTCGCGCCTGGCAGCGCTTCGTCACTGAAAATCTCGAATTCCGGTTGGGAGTAGCAGTCGGCGCTGCGGTGGCTCAGCTATGGGGACAGAACGCTGGTGACTTGGAAACGCCGACCCTCGAGACTTGGCGCGAAACAACAGGCCTTCCGTGGATCGGCTTTTGGTTCCGAGAGCTTCTGCGATGGGGAACGCTCGACCCCTTCGTCGCCTTCGCGCTTGCTCAAGGGCTGGCGGCGACGCGAGAGGAAGCCGATGCCTTGCGTCCCCAATTCGATGCCTGGCTCGCCGGGTCCGACTTTCCATTGGCTCCAGAGGCTTTGATTGACCCGCAGCATTTTCTCGCCTGGCAACGTGCGCGAGTCGCCGACGATCGTCCGATCGTGGAAGCAGTCAGCAGCAGTGCTGCCGAACTCACAAGCGTCAACGGTCGGCGCGCCACCTATGACGTTCGCCCGATTATCGGTAACGGTGGAATAGATTGGCTCGACCCCGCCGGCTACGCCGTAGCACGCTCGCCGTTTTCTCTTGAGCTTATGACAGAGCGGCCCGAACGACACGACTTCAAGGTCGAATGCACCTTGGGAACGAGAGTGATCCGCACCTTTTAG